TGGCTTTATAGTACTGGTGTTGCTGGTTCTTGGACAGCCGGGACAGGGTCCCCGTGTTGCCAGGGATGTCACCCATGTTGAGCAGCTGGTCAGTGGACTTCACTTTCCTCGGGGGCTTGGAGAGAGTGTCATAGTTGGGGTTGTACTGGGGCTCCGGGGGATCCAGGGGGTAAGGATTGGGAGTGGGTGAAGCAGGCATGCCAGAGGGTGGCGGCGGGATCCAGGGACGGGCTGCGTGCCTAGGGAGGGTTCCTCTCCCACTGAGGGTGTAGTCTCCACCCCAGTGGAGGTGGTGCTGAGAGGACTGGAGGGCCGGCTGGGCTGTGTGAGGCCGGCGCTTGGTGGTGCAGTAACCAGACGAGTACTCATCAAGACCTTTTTCTGAAAGCCAAACAAAATTTCTCTGAATTGTTTATCACCACAGTAAATACTTTCAGCACATAATGACGCATCCTGCTCTCTATGCCATAGTGTCAAGAGTGTCACCGTGTTCCAGTGCTGATGAAACAGCTGCAAAAACCGCACTGTAAGGGGGACCAAGGGGCAGACAGACTGGTACATTCGTCCTCATTTCTCGAAAATGAAGGTACTTACCGAGCCGTTTGAGTGAGGAGTATCTGTTGAGCTCTGGCTTGGTGGCACTCTCATAAGAGGGAGGCAGCTGAGCCAGGTTGTGCAGGGAGTGGTGGAAGGCGGGCTGGGAtttggtgttgttgtgtttactgGAGAGCAAGGTGCCTCCAGCTGCCAGCTGAGCATTGTTCATTCGAGGGGTGCGTTCTACAGAGACCGCAGGGAGAAAACGACTATGTGTTAAATGAGATTTGCTCCTCGCGCGCCACACGAAGCAGTGTTTGAAGCTGCTAATATTCACTGGAACAGACAGATTTTAACTTGCTTTCAACACTAACATCAGCAACCAACGCTATgataatcattattattgttaggATGAAAGACTCTACTTTTCAGcttaaaatgaaactgaatgaaGCAAATGAAGCATTGCGATGATTACATGTAATTTACATAGGAGCCCAGCTTTCACCAGCTGCCTTACCGATAGTTGCAGAGTGTTTGGGGCTGGAGCCTGATGAGTGGATGAAATTGTGTTGCAAATTGCCCACTGTAAGTCAAAAGAACATAAGGTAATCAGCACACAAAATGGATGTCAGGCAGTTTGCAGATCAGTGGTGTTTCAGCATAAAAAGATCAAAGCGACTATACTCGTTTATCCTTCTACATCAATTCACCTTCACATGGTCTTTCATGCACAGAGATtctcagcatcatcatcatgtaaAGCATACATATTTCAAGAGAACCTGTCCCTAGATTCCTGTGCATTTAACTACTTGAATCTTTAAGTAgaagtatgtttttttcagtgaccACAGCCAGTACAGAGAAATTACAAATGATAACCGTGATAGACATGCttttgttaaagattaaaatattaaatttgagGATTTTTATCTCTCTTAAATAGCTGCACAGATATCTTGATGGACAAGAAAAAGAACATGCATTCACTTACAGACATGACAAACTCAATGTGCCTCTGCATAGAGATGATAAATTGTGCTGTTGTTTGTGCTATTTTTACAATGTTCTAAAAAGCCTTAGACTCTCACATCTGTTGTCCTTGCTGGGCAGTCCTGGGGCGTAAAGATTTTTTGGAGGTCTCCCCAGTGTCCCCTGTCCGTCCCCCACAGCCAGAGCCACGCTGTTGTTTCTCTCATCCTGCTGGACGGGACTCGACTGGTGTCGCAACATGTCAACCAGAGCTCTAATGACATAATTAACACAAGCAAAAAGGAAATGCAAGATTAAATTTGACAGTGATCTGTTGGCTAATGGCTTGATAATGATTACAAACAAAGTTAAAGTCAAATTCATGTTGATGAATAATGTCTTACTCTCTTGCTATTTGTTgagtattttttcatatttgccATCACAGACATTGTTCATAAGGTTCGTTTCATTTTGGACAGTAAAATTGTTGATAATGGATTAGCAATAGATCGACCATATTCATGTGAGGATGAAGGCTTCGGGGCTAAAGCAAAGACATTAACCTTACAGACCAATTCTAGTGACGTGAGAGACATTTAGTATGTAtacttatactgtatgtagtggTGTTTGTGGTGAGAAATTAGGTTTTGCAGCCTCTTTCATGCTGACCTATTtcaatataaatgtgtataaagtGATGAACATGTTACAAAATTAGAAAAGTAATATagtttttttgctttctttaaGGGGCCAAAGCAACAGGTAATATTGGTCTGATTACCATCATTCGCCACCAGCCCAAGATGGGAAACCTGTACAGAAACCTAAATGTAAATCTTCATTGTCAAGATTACGAGCCATTTATGAGATAAAAAGCCCAGAGGAATCAAAATAATCATGAATTCTGCAGCAGCCACTTAAAGAAGATCGAATTTATTTCAGATGATGACTAGTAACATTATTTTGAGCCCAGAATGATGAATCTAGGCCATTTATGGAGTCCTGAAAACCTAATTTCATTATAGCATTTACACATGGAAGAAAACCATTCCAGTGATGAAAGGTGATGAAATAAatagcagaagaaaaaaaagcctcacCTGGGCATATTGAGATCCCTTTGGTTGGCTTCCTGTTGCACCTTGTTGAAGACCACCTTGATGCCGACAGCTACAGCCACCATGAACACAATCACACCTCCGATGACGAAGCCTGTATTGTGGCTCTGCTGCTTCAGCGGATCAAAGTCTGGGTCAGGACCAAATACCTCTGGTATAATCATGGCGTCTGTCTGAGGCTTGGCCCAGTCTGGAGAGTCATAGTTTTTACATATGTCCTGCTCCAGTTGTCGGCTACGATCTGGACAGCAGAAGCGGTAGTGGCAGGTTCCACAACAATAGATGAAGGTGTCCTTGGAGCAGTTGAAAGAGCTGTCAAAGTGTCCCATTACATCATAGTAACCCCGACATACATCCACCCATACATCGATCAGCCGTGGTGCAACCTGGGCTGCGCCTAAGGGAGGTGCGAGGGCCTCTGCTGAAGTCACATTCTTGGGGAACATGACTTGGGGAAGGGGTCTCGGGGGCGTCTCCAGGACTCCCTCTGAGGTTTCTGGAAGTTTCTCAGGGGTTTTGGTCCTGCCTTGGAGAGCAGCTGGTCGGATATTGGCCTGGATAGCAAGGAGCAGAAGAGAGGGACTGGGGGCGGTTTTGGGCTGCTCGGTGAACGGCCTCCCTGAGCGGTCTATGTGCTGAGGAGGGGGGGACGGAGAGGTCTCCACAACAGTGGTAAGTGGGGCAGTAAGGAGGGAGAGCAGGGAGACAGCGAGGATTCGGAGATTGGTGGTGGGCGTCATTTTTACATGACTAAGAGATCTATTTTCTGTTGTTGAGTCAATGCAGTTACAACGCTGTATCCGCTTTTGCAGTTTAACCCACTAAAATGGCATGTGAAAATATTCAGGTAGCATGTACTAGATATTAACAATATATCAGTAGTTTCATTCAGTaatgttaaactgtttttttgttttgtcagaaatGGAGcatttatattgtataattatAGAAAAAGTCAGGgataataaaactgaaagatCAGTTGGTAGGTTTAATAgtattaaatggttttaatttaCTGCTAGAAAGGAACTCTCAAGTCCAGAACACTAAAATGGTTGCAGTTTtgtaaaaaggacaaaaataatCTTCATGCTTTTAGTCCTTACTGCCTTGTTCTACATGTCCCACTGCACAAAAGAACAAATATCTGTCGTActcttggatttttttgttatttcagcaCAGAAGCCTGTAAAAATTAGTAGCAAGAATTTTCAATAAAATATGGCAGTCCTGTACATTCCCGTGCTGATCATGGCACTTGAACAACAATAGTCTATGGCCGTGTGTTTTGTCAAATGTAAACAGTTTGATCTGTTTTGTTCCTGGTTGACTATTTCAGTCTGGCACATACATTCGGAATTGGCACTTATTTAATCTGTAAGCAATTATTTTctgaaaaaatgtatgaaatctATAATTCTCGTCATATGTTTGGTGCTTTTTGGCATTGTAAACAAGCAAATATAATTAACAGACTGCACCACTGACGAAATATGGGACTAACTCTGAAAGCTGTCCATTAATAATGCCTAGTCTCTCCGGAGCAGAGACTTATCTCCATATTAACTTGTTCTAGGCACTCGTCACATCCATAGATACACCATGTACTTTATCTCAATCTTTTATATGGTTGGATTAATGTGCATCAGTACTCGCCCGGCACCGACTGTGATTGGGCTGGGGGTGATAATGAGCGAGGCTCAGCTTAAGTGCTAGAAGACTGTATCAACTGAAAATTAGGAGCAAGCATAAACCAAGGAAATGGCTCCCAGCCTGTGAAACACATCAGGCAAAATGTTGTGGATGTTAAATGTTCTGTACTCAGTTTTAGGCACAAAAGTTGCCCGTGTCATTTAACTGTATCACTAATTAGATATGAACTGAGTGGCGCATTGCTTCTCCGTGTGACATGTCTAAGCAAAATTATTCCTGATTCGTCTCCGAGGTTCAAAGAATATCACTTTTGTTgagaaatatgtaaatgtgtgaagTTATTGTGTTGGAGGTGTTGGCAATAATAGACAGAGGCAGATCTGTCTCCCAcagaaattataattatatgtaATTATCAAAACGTCCCTATCTGTAGCAGAGAATGTAGGCACAGATGGGGGAGACAGAATGCTGAAATCACCGAGGGCTCCACTTGTTTCAGTTACATGCTCCTCTAACCTTCTGAGGAGAGttcagagaaggaaaaaaaaaaaggggagacaCAAAGCAGCAGTTCTCTCCCACCGACTAATGTTCCAAACGAGCTCTCCGGGAAAATTTTTCCTCTGTCGTCTCTAAATGTTCTGCTTGATTTCCAGAATTGTCTTCGGGTTTTACATGTCGACAATCGAACCTGGAATGTGTCGGCCGAGTTTCCACTGTAATACAAACAAGAGACATGATTAGAGGGGAAAGATCTGCGAGCTCCTCACTTCtcactttttgacatttgtgtgCGAACATCTGCAACAcagtcatttttattaattgcaTTATGTActtgcattgtgtgtgtgtgtgtgtgcgtgtgtgttataGCGTGCTCCGATCCGTTGCAGGAGCAACACGCTCCTGAAAAAAAGCCAATGATAGAGaacgagagagaaagagagcaaaggGATAAATGCAGGGTAGGGATTTAAATGAGCAAAGAGATTGTGGCGAGCGGGAAAGAGCCAGAGGTATAGATGCAGAGACGACCATGAGTGGGAGGGCGGTGTGTGGGTGGCACAGAATCAAGTACATTTCTCCCAGCACTTACCAATACAACATAGCACATCACACAAACAGCACCACCAAATAGATctgcaaatacagtacatgccaCACACACAAGAAGGGTGCTAATCAAGACTGCAAATCAGCTGCTGTTAGAGCAGTTAAAGGAGTAgattgtaaaacaataaaaaggctttgtgtgtgtgtgtgtgtgtgtgtgtgtttgatgttcatgtgtgtgcatgtgagagaCTATAGTAGGCATCCTGTAAACCTCCTTTTAGTCagtctctgcctttctctctcctttatTCCTCTAtgctccctccttctcctctttctccctcgttctgcctttctctctttctcagatTCTGTGCGTGGGTTGAGGCAGCTAACTCTCTCAGAATAGCACTgcagctctgtctgtgtgtgagtgaaagaggCAGTGAAAGAGAAGGGAGGCAGAATCCAATCTACACTCTTTAGTCAAAACCAGATTTCAAAAGTCACATCTGCCTCGTCTTTTGCTCAACAAGATGACACCGATGCCTCGCTCCGTCACCTGCGAACGCTGGCTCAACTTACATTACCATATTTTCGGCCCTGACTTCACTCACTCGATGAGGATTTTCTGGCCAGAGAGCCAAACGATTCCCCAATAAACGTGaaattacagctttttctcAATGCATGAGATTTTTCAATTGAAAACAAACATGCcagttcatctttaaaaaatacGGAGGGCCGGTCCTCCTGCATTCAAAAACCTTGAAATATAGTATTCCAATAAAGTGACTCAACATATAAAAGCAAATGTTTTCCTATAGGTATCTCTCTTTACATACTGTGCTGAAGCAATGCAGCAAGAGAGTAATAGGCCTATAGAAAGCAAGGAACCAGAGAGTGAAGGGCACCACATTCACAACTGTGAAGATGCATCCCGGAGTTACGTGGCCactggagggagggaggacaaAAAGGGTTTCAACAGATTCCTGGCATTGCACGCAATTGTGTCAAAGCAAATGAACCAAACGACCCCCTCTTTTTTACTTTTCGTTGCAGGATGCTGGCGAGCTGTGCAGACGGGTGGGCATGCAACAATTTCAACAGGTGTTTGttggaaaatgaaacaaaatggcctcttttttttcttcttcttctttggaaGCGCTGTTGCAAGACGCGCTGTGATGTAAAtcaatgaggggaaaaaacatccTCAATACATGTCATGTCGACACAAAAGACATTTAGTTATAGAGAAAGCAGCGGGGGATTTTAGTCTTTTAGTAAATATCTGCTGCGCAACGACTTTGCATTGGCAAACTGATTTGGACATGACTCCTTACACTACAACGCACCATTCATTAGGTTACTAAGTTGCAACTTGCAATGAAGAAGCATGCGGGTTTTGGACATGACTTGCATGTTATCAGTAGGCTAAGAGTGCGTGGGTGTATCCGTGccggtgtgtatgtgtgtgtgtgtagtccggCTGGATGTGTCGGTGTGTATTATCAGTGTTCTTAATATCAATATTCTAATAATATACTATGACTTGTCGATTTAAGTGAtttaagtgataaaaaaaacatgtctgccTCAGCCTTAAAGCGTATGTGCAGTTGTTTCTGTGGCGCAGCTTTTTCAtccaaatgttttgtttgacagCCACCAATCAAGCTGATGCGTGTAAAAACAGATGCCAAACTcatttttacatacacacagaagcATACAGTGAAGGTATAAAACGGTTTTTACCTGTAATTCGCGTAATTGGCGTTGCGTTAATAAAAGGTGCATAATGTCGTGCCTTACCTGTGCGTTGCTCTGGGGTTTGATGCTGGAGAAGAGCGCTGGGAAGAGCCTGCGCACTGTATCTCAGCGTCTCTCAGATGGCAGCCTGTTATTGTAGCTGAGGATGATCAGGACAGCGTGAACTGTTGCTGGATCTGccacctgtttttttgttgttgttgctgttgttttgtttgttttttgtttgttttttttaaatgtcagtgtttttgacAAGTGCTGCAGATCTCAATCGTTCTCGCTGCGTCTCCATGAGGCTATCGATAATCCATTTTCAcgacagaaaaagagagagagagagagagggagagaaaacgCGAGCAGGAGAGAGAGTCAGTTCCCAACGAGATGTTCTGAGATTTTCTTATACAAGTGACAAGGCAATTAAACTATACATCGAGAAAAAATCCGCACAAGTTAACTATCCTCGAGAAACCGCAGTAATTCAGCAGCCTGATTAAGcgcaaaaaatgtcaaatcaccaaaaaaaaaaaaaaatcccctaaTTTAACTTTTCTCCATCTGAAATTGACTGAGGCAGGTTCCCTTCATAATTTCCAAGCGAGATAGGTTACACCGCCTATAACTGCGACTGGCCCCACGGAGGTCCGCCAGTGAGGGAGCGCTGTGATTGGTTAGTCAGACTGGTGCCGATGAGACTCTCAACTCTTCTCGGCGCTGAGCTGACGGTCATTCAACTGGTGGCGTTCATCTTTATTGCCCTCCATTTCATTTCCCTCTTTAACTGAATGACCGTATGGCCTTCGTGTTGTTGgcactgacaaaaataaaaaatatcgGTCAGGGATTTGACTACTTTTCAAAAGTGAAAGGCAAGGATGAGACAATTAACGCGATGAAAAcgcaattaaaaattaaaaaaaaaacttgcaagATTGAAGCAGCCGGTAAATTCAGCGGAGGACCTGCGAGattcaaagtgtgtgtgtgtaagtgtgtgtgtgtgtgagacagaaagagacacacatacatacacacacacacactgagagagagagacatggtTGCCACAGCAACTGTGTCATTATGTTGGTGGCAATTATGAAAGCGATGAAAACAGGGAAGGGAGGGGATTGGCGCAAAAGCTTTAACACTGGAGCGTCAGCGAAACTATCAATTAGACACAAACCTACATTTGGCCATTCGGGGATTTATTTAAGTTTAGGACGAGCAGGGGACAGTTCGGACATGAGCAAAAACGTGAAAGAGTGGAGGAGAGATAGTAGAGGGTTTGTATTTGTTGCTCAATACTGTCACACAGGGGCGGGTTTAGTGGTTTTGGGGGCCCCAGGTAAATGCCATCATCCTTTCTCAAACTGGGAATGTTGGTACTGGCAGAAGTaatcaaaacttttttcttgagtaaaactattaatactgTTGAAGTTAAAGTCTTGATATTACAATTTTTACTTAAAGGTGAAGATTTAAAGGGGCAGTGTGTTGGAAAAATGCCACCAGTTTTCTAATGAACACCTTAGCTATGGATACATATCCTGTTTTTTCCAGTAGCCTCAGATTTTTCCTTGTTAGGCTGCTCTTGTTTTACTTTGGAACAATTAATAAGAATGCTTCCTGTTTGGCACCAAATTACcgctttctgattggctgctgttcaTGATCAAGAACGAGACCAGAAGCAGGATTTGGGCGCTTGGGACTGGGCTGCCCATTGACAAAGTGCTGAAATGacaaataatgacaaataatgAACTTTTAATCTAAAATTTAGACATCAAGGTACCCACTTGGTTTGCTAGAGCTCAACTGTAACATCTTAAATTTAGCAAGCTGGCTAGATCACGAGTAACAAAGCTAACATTAGTCTAACTTTACCGACGTTGCAAACTGTTGACCCAGAGCTGTTAACACCAGCTAAGCCATATTTGCTTAGCTGGCTAGGCTTGCTAGTGCCATGGATGGCTAATTTAAGATTTAAATTAACCAGCTAACATCTGctaataacaacataaaatggtctcaatgtttattttacagttagCAAAAGTAATTACATACCTTGGAGCAGACATAGCTGTGCTTGTTGATCTTTGAGGGGTTCAACTGGGAGTTTGGACGTCCACATAACTTTATCCACAGCCTACACTTTTCAAGGTTTTGGAAAGCAGAAGAAACGTACATTTCCTTCCAATCTCTCCAGGTAACTAGTATCACTATTACACATGCCCCAGGCACAACATTTAACCGTGACTAGCTTGAAATCCACAAAAACAGcctgaaaatgaagaaaatctgAAATGTTTGTATTGGCGTCTTTGGAGCTCAGCTGTTTAGTTGTCACACCCTCATCGGAGCTGGCCGATGCTATGCTATTAAATCAAATCTATAATTTGGCATCCAAtgacatgcttttttttaaaagatataacacagaataataatcaaCCTTAATATTCAGGGGAGATAATTAgcctacattttaattgatgggGTACGGTAAGGGACCTGGATAATggatgggggggtggggggtggtaggggaggtgtattcaccgctagatgccactaagttttacacactggtcctttaaagagaGGTCTTACTAGTACAACGTACTTAAATTTACATATCTGTTCAAGGTGGAGcttttaattctgttttatataattctggatagtttaatgaataataatgcatcatattttatttgttatatttcatgagtaaaatctgaatttgcagtgtaacatttatctgtca
The sequence above is drawn from the Thunnus maccoyii chromosome 10, fThuMac1.1, whole genome shotgun sequence genome and encodes:
- the LOC121904928 gene encoding protein shisa-6, producing the protein MTPTTNLRILAVSLLSLLTAPLTTVVETSPSPPPQHIDRSGRPFTEQPKTAPSPSLLLLAIQANIRPAALQGRTKTPEKLPETSEGVLETPPRPLPQVMFPKNVTSAEALAPPLGAAQVAPRLIDVWVDVCRGYYDVMGHFDSSFNCSKDTFIYCCGTCHYRFCCPDRSRQLEQDICKNYDSPDWAKPQTDAMIIPEVFGPDPDFDPLKQQSHNTGFVIGGVIVFMVAVAVGIKVVFNKVQQEANQRDLNMPRALVDMLRHQSSPVQQDERNNSVALAVGDGQGTLGRPPKNLYAPGLPSKDNRLGNLQHNFIHSSGSSPKHSATIERTPRMNNAQLAAGGTLLSSKHNNTKSQPAFHHSLHNLAQLPPSYESATKPELNRYSSLKRLEKGLDEYSSGYCTTKRRPHTAQPALQSSQHHLHWGGDYTLSGRGTLPRHAARPWIPPPPSGMPASPTPNPYPLDPPEPQYNPNYDTLSKPPRKVKSTDQLLNMGDIPGNTGTLSRLSKNQQHQYYKAMAASNKNSNTQTLTRKTQDRQERQERQERLLMSPDHLEDRMGVGGMGVVDPYAHTGGIVPTLPRQQKAQSQQNVCATPSLDRHHMIKMNSHPTSGREQERNTGMTGHMSGGMGWAGEMPGAGVVMGTGTLGGHSARRMAFAAKRQNTIEQLHFIPGGGGGGSAGSGGGSQGIRTGSKNEVTV